Proteins encoded in a region of the Oncorhynchus clarkii lewisi isolate Uvic-CL-2024 chromosome 18, UVic_Ocla_1.0, whole genome shotgun sequence genome:
- the LOC139372906 gene encoding WAS/WASL-interacting protein family member 1-like, with product MPKLRSSGGNSNGGPRPPMVPPGGRSSGPRPFGGGGPSAGPPRFSGAPAFPRSSAPDLPRGRAGPPRPETPGGPPPPIPNTPRPNQNFQSRGTPPVPGGARIPSSAPAPPPPNLAGRHQGLPPPPGPIGAPSGPKPSFGAPPVPSSGRPPLPPAPHPGRPSEDPWPPPPPLGGHRSSISKDGPPPPSFNSKPPSSSSSRPSIGGGGAPPLPPGRPGPPLLPPTPAGGDEHTPRLPQRNISLNSPAPPPGRSGPLPPPPSERPPPLGKNPPGRTGPLPPPPSSGPRGGSIRSSPVPPPPNRPGAEPPRGGQRPPLPPDRPGIGGPPPPMGNGFQNSHHQHIDEWEARFQFHPVSDLPVPEPYVSCQKTYPSKLSKTDGRGSDKKSRGAPPLPPIPR from the exons ATGCCCAAGCTTCGGTCCTCAGGAGGGAACAGTAACG GAGGCCCTAGGCCCCCCATGGTACCTCCAGGAGGCCGTTCCTCAGGCCCCAGACCGTTTGGTGGTGGGGGCCCCTCCGCTGGCCCTCCACGGTTCTCAGGGGCCCCAGCCTTTCCCCGGAGCAGCGCCCCCGACCTCCCCAGGGGACGGGCAGGCCCCCCGCGACCAGAGACCCCTGGCGGACCCCCTCCCCCAATCCCCAACACCCCACGGCCCAACCAGAACTTCCAGAGCCGAGGGACCCCACCTGTTCCAGGAGGAGCCCGGATCCCCAGCTCAGCCCCAGCACCTCCACCCCCCAACCTTGCAGGCAGACACCAAGGCTTGCCCCCTCCCCCTGGCCCTATAGGGGCCCCGTCTGGGCCAAAACCCTCCTTTGGGGCCCCTCCGGTTCCCAGTAGTGGACGTCCCCCTCTACCCCCAGCCCCCCACCCTGGCAGACCCTCAGAGGACCCctggcccccacccccacccctggGGGGCCACCGGTCCTCCATATCCAAAGATGGACCACCGCCACCATCTTTCAACTCCAAGCCCCCCAGCTCGTCTTCCTCTCGGCCCTCCATCGGCGGTGGTGgagctccccctctccctcctggcAGACCGGGCCCTCCACTGTTGCCCCCAACGCCTGCGGGAGGAGACGAACACACCCCCAGACTACCACAGAGGAACATTTCACTCAACTCGCCGGCGCCGCCACCTGGCCGGTCAGGACCACTGCCACCCCCTCCCAGTGAGAGGCCGCCCCCTCTGGGTAAAAACCCCCCAGGACGGACGG GCccgctccctccccctccctcctcaggtccacgtggaggcagtataaggTCATCTCCTGTCCCCCCACCTCCTAACCGCCCGGGAGCAGAGCCCCCCCGTGGGGGACAACGGCCCCCGCTCCCACCAGACCGACCGGGAATAGGAGGCCCTCCTCCCCCCATGGGCAACGGCTTCCAGAACTCCCATCACCAACACATTG atgaGTGGGAGGCCCGGTTCCAGTTCCACCCTGTCTCAGACCTCCCTGTCCCAGAGCCTTACGTGTCCTGTCAGAAGACATACCCCAGCAAGTTGTCCAAGACTGACGGCAGAG GTTCAGATAAAAAGTCCAGGGGTGCCCCCCCACTACCCCCTATCCCCAGGTGA